The proteins below are encoded in one region of Shewanella algae:
- a CDS encoding Na+/H+ antiporter NhaC family protein encodes MTLTSYADSALSLLPPVVAILLAILTRRVLLSLGLGILIGALLLNQWSVLDTGVYLGQRVLSLVWDDDAFNAWNLYILGFLVLLGMITALITVSGSARAFANWARQHIRNRRDAKLLTMFLGCAVFIDDYFNSLVVGSIARPLTDRYYISRSKLAYLLDSTAAPVCVISPVSSWGAYIIALIGGILTAHGFTEVGHLSAFVQMIPMNFYALFALALLLCVTFMELDIGAMRKHELNARKGNLYDESKGLPPGANADLPEAETGQVHGLFLPIGVLVVATFYFMVSSGADALAAESLPFSIIGAFEKTDVGSSLFFGASIGLVVTLLLAFIQKIEAKMILKALTSGARSMLPAIYILMFAWTIAGIIGSLETGKFMASLASGNIPFALLPAVLFILAGLTAFSTGTSWGTFGIMLPIAADMAMGSHSGMMLPMLAAVLSGAVFGDHCSPISDTTILSSTGASCHHIDHVLTQLPYAVLVALISLGGYIVLGFTESVWLGLASSCVLFMLGLVWLKWQQPKNSAA; translated from the coding sequence ATGACACTAACAAGTTATGCCGATTCGGCACTCTCTTTGTTGCCGCCGGTTGTGGCAATTTTATTGGCGATCCTCACCCGTCGGGTGCTGTTATCGCTGGGGCTGGGGATATTGATTGGAGCCCTGTTGCTCAATCAATGGTCGGTATTGGACACCGGGGTTTATCTGGGGCAAAGGGTGCTTTCCCTGGTATGGGACGATGACGCTTTCAATGCCTGGAACCTGTATATTCTGGGATTCCTGGTGCTGCTGGGGATGATCACTGCGCTGATCACCGTCAGTGGCTCGGCCAGGGCCTTTGCCAACTGGGCCAGACAGCATATCCGTAATCGCCGTGATGCCAAGCTGCTGACCATGTTTCTCGGCTGTGCGGTGTTTATCGATGACTACTTCAATAGCTTGGTGGTGGGCAGTATCGCTAGGCCTCTGACCGACAGATACTATATCTCCCGCTCCAAACTGGCGTATCTTTTGGATTCTACCGCGGCGCCCGTGTGCGTTATCTCGCCGGTGTCCAGTTGGGGCGCCTATATTATCGCCCTTATCGGCGGCATTCTCACCGCTCACGGTTTTACTGAAGTAGGACATCTGAGTGCTTTCGTGCAGATGATCCCGATGAACTTCTATGCCCTGTTTGCCCTTGCGCTCTTGCTGTGCGTCACCTTTATGGAGCTGGATATCGGCGCCATGCGCAAACACGAGCTCAACGCCCGCAAGGGCAATCTCTATGATGAGTCCAAGGGGTTGCCCCCCGGTGCCAATGCCGATCTGCCCGAGGCGGAAACCGGCCAGGTGCACGGCCTGTTCCTGCCCATAGGTGTCTTGGTGGTGGCGACCTTCTATTTTATGGTTTCCAGTGGTGCCGATGCCCTGGCGGCAGAAAGCCTGCCTTTCAGTATCATAGGTGCCTTCGAGAAAACCGATGTGGGCTCGTCACTGTTTTTCGGCGCCTCCATCGGCCTGGTGGTGACGCTGCTGCTGGCCTTTATCCAGAAGATTGAAGCCAAGATGATCCTCAAGGCACTCACCTCGGGTGCCCGTTCCATGTTGCCGGCAATCTATATTCTGATGTTTGCCTGGACCATAGCCGGGATCATAGGCTCACTGGAAACCGGCAAGTTTATGGCCAGCCTCGCCAGTGGCAATATTCCCTTTGCCTTGTTGCCGGCCGTGCTGTTTATTTTGGCTGGGCTTACCGCCTTTTCTACCGGCACCAGCTGGGGCACCTTTGGTATCATGTTGCCGATTGCCGCCGATATGGCCATGGGCAGCCACAGTGGCATGATGTTGCCTATGCTGGCCGCCGTGCTTTCCGGCGCTGTGTTTGGCGATCACTGCTCGCCGATATCGGACACCACGATTCTGTCATCCACAGGTGCCAGCTGCCATCATATCGACCATGTGCTGACTCAGTTGCCCTATGCGGTCTTGGTAGCGCTTATTTCCCTCGGCGGCTATATAGTACTCGGCTTTACCGAGTCGGTATGGCTTGGGCTTGCCAGCAGTTGTGTGCTGTTCATGCTGGGGCTGGTGTGGCTCAAGTGGCAGCAGCCCAAAAACAGTGCTGCCTAA
- the brnQ gene encoding branched-chain amino acid transport system II carrier protein yields MLSARNIAALGFMTFAMYLGAGNLIFPSFLGYQAGENLFQGMAGFLLAGVGLPAFALVIVALVGGSDNLTSVLPRPLATTFWIMVFIVIGPAFVIPRAITVAYQFGFSPFFGDNALGPFSIIFCVIAVLFSLHPGKLVDNLGKWLTPALMAILLAMAIAALLFPSQGISQATGAYVTSAFAEGVTQGYMTMDALGSIGFGWVIFRAIKSMGVTQPKAITRYTLIAALMYAVAMALVYISLAYIGASSVGEYSNGGDILTTFTTTHFGILGTLLLGAVMILACLTTIIGVTTAGSEFYSRTFSNVSYRNSVLVTMIIGALVANIGLEQLLQITQPVVVALHPIAIALLLIAPLRRLVSMSGVLATLAAALIFGALDALHILGSMPASQDAILNQYLPLYACYAAWIVPTVIVLAIATSLTLFARSASARVITENSIELPQK; encoded by the coding sequence ATGTTAAGTGCACGCAATATAGCCGCTTTGGGGTTTATGACCTTTGCCATGTATTTAGGCGCCGGCAACCTTATTTTCCCATCATTTTTGGGGTATCAGGCAGGCGAAAACCTGTTTCAGGGCATGGCGGGCTTTCTACTGGCCGGTGTGGGCTTACCCGCCTTTGCTTTGGTCATTGTGGCCCTGGTGGGGGGCTCCGATAACCTGACTTCAGTACTTCCCCGCCCTCTGGCTACCACGTTCTGGATTATGGTATTTATCGTGATTGGCCCGGCATTTGTCATTCCTCGTGCCATCACAGTCGCTTACCAATTCGGTTTTAGCCCGTTTTTCGGTGACAACGCTCTGGGTCCTTTTTCAATTATCTTCTGCGTTATCGCTGTACTGTTTTCCCTGCATCCGGGCAAACTGGTCGACAACCTGGGGAAGTGGTTGACGCCGGCGCTAATGGCTATCCTACTGGCAATGGCTATCGCCGCACTGCTGTTTCCGAGTCAAGGCATTTCCCAGGCGACCGGCGCCTATGTAACCAGCGCATTTGCCGAAGGTGTGACTCAAGGATATATGACCATGGACGCCTTGGGCTCTATCGGTTTTGGATGGGTTATCTTCCGCGCGATAAAAAGTATGGGTGTCACTCAGCCAAAGGCGATTACCAGGTACACCCTGATTGCCGCCTTGATGTACGCTGTGGCTATGGCACTGGTATATATATCCCTGGCTTATATCGGCGCCAGCAGCGTCGGTGAATACAGTAACGGCGGGGATATTCTGACCACCTTTACCACAACACATTTTGGTATTTTAGGTACCTTGCTGTTGGGGGCTGTGATGATATTGGCTTGCCTGACGACGATAATCGGCGTGACGACTGCCGGCAGTGAGTTTTATAGCCGCACATTCAGTAACGTGTCTTACCGTAACAGTGTGCTGGTCACCATGATAATTGGAGCATTGGTTGCCAATATTGGTCTGGAGCAACTTTTACAGATCACCCAACCCGTCGTGGTAGCCCTGCATCCGATTGCGATTGCCTTGTTGTTGATTGCGCCGCTACGGCGCCTTGTCTCCATGTCTGGCGTACTTGCAACCTTAGCGGCAGCGTTGATCTTTGGCGCTCTGGACGCCTTGCATATTCTCGGCAGTATGCCTGCCAGCCAGGATGCAATTTTGAACCAATATCTACCCTTATACGCTTGCTATGCAGCTTGGATTGTCCCGACGGTTATTGTTCTGGCCATAGCGACGAGTTTGACTCTGTTTGCCCGCTCGGCATCGGCTCGCGTCATCACGGAAAACTCAATAGAGCTGCCACAAAAATAA
- a CDS encoding M3 family metallopeptidase, which translates to MRKSLLALAVGATLAISGCSTHNPQDTNLASAEATQSNPLFAKSTLQYQAPDFRLIKDEHFKPALEAGIAEHYQEVLAIANNPEKPTFANTIVALEKSGELLSRASSVFYNLTGSNSNPELRKIQGEMAPKMAAHSDNVNLNPELFVRIDSLYSQRQQLGLSSEEVRLIEVYHQRFVLAGAKLTENEKAQIRALNEEQSKLVNEFQQRLMRMNKEIAVTVTDVAQLEGLSDSAIRNAAADAKAAGLDGQYLISITNTTRQPVLAQLKNRELRKQIWEASAYRGLEGENETASLVARLAQLRAERAALLGFDNWASYRLSPQMAKTPEAVYEMFGSMVPAVVANTQKEAADIQAMIDKTGGKFQLKPWDWAFYAELVRQEKYDLDEASLKPYFEFNRVLEDGVFFTLNQLYGVTFKPRPDLPVYHPDVKAWEMFDADGSSMAIFYGDYFAREGKRGGAWMSSFVNQNLLKGEKPVVVNVMNIKKAPEGEATFVSYDEVTTMFHELGHGTHGMFSKVTYPSLSGTAVSRDFVEFPSTFEEDWAGHPQVLANYAKHYQTGEPLPKAMLDKLLKSRSFNQGFDTLEYMAAALVDMEWHSLDKNAPLQNVAEFEAKALEKHGLNIEAVPPRYKSTYFAHAFPGGYSASYYAYMWSEILAADAFAYVQTQGGLKRDIGMKYRKTIREVGNSVPPMEAYKNFRGQEPTTDALLKRRGLL; encoded by the coding sequence ATGCGAAAATCTCTTCTGGCGCTGGCCGTTGGCGCCACACTGGCTATTTCTGGCTGCAGCACCCACAATCCTCAGGACACAAATCTGGCAAGTGCGGAAGCCACTCAAAGCAATCCACTTTTTGCCAAGAGCACCTTGCAATATCAGGCCCCGGATTTTCGCCTGATCAAAGATGAACACTTCAAGCCTGCACTCGAAGCCGGTATTGCCGAGCACTACCAGGAAGTATTGGCCATTGCCAACAACCCAGAGAAACCCACTTTTGCCAACACCATAGTCGCCCTGGAAAAATCCGGTGAACTGCTAAGCCGCGCCTCAAGCGTTTTCTATAATCTGACCGGCTCCAACTCCAACCCTGAACTGCGTAAAATTCAGGGTGAAATGGCGCCCAAGATGGCGGCCCACTCAGACAACGTCAACCTGAACCCGGAGCTGTTTGTCCGCATCGACAGCCTCTACTCTCAACGGCAGCAATTGGGCCTGAGCAGCGAAGAAGTGCGCCTTATTGAGGTGTACCACCAACGCTTTGTGCTTGCCGGCGCCAAGCTGACCGAGAACGAAAAAGCCCAGATCCGCGCCTTGAACGAAGAGCAGTCCAAGCTGGTGAACGAATTCCAGCAACGACTGATGCGGATGAACAAAGAAATCGCCGTAACTGTTACTGACGTTGCTCAATTGGAGGGTCTGTCCGACTCGGCCATTCGCAATGCCGCGGCCGATGCCAAGGCAGCCGGGCTCGATGGTCAATACCTGATCAGCATCACCAACACCACTCGCCAGCCTGTGCTGGCTCAGCTGAAAAACCGAGAGCTGAGAAAACAGATTTGGGAAGCCTCGGCCTACCGCGGCCTTGAAGGTGAAAACGAAACCGCCTCTCTGGTGGCCCGCCTGGCGCAGCTGCGCGCCGAACGCGCCGCCCTGCTGGGATTTGATAACTGGGCCAGTTACCGCCTGAGCCCACAGATGGCCAAGACACCCGAGGCCGTCTATGAGATGTTCGGCTCCATGGTGCCGGCCGTTGTCGCCAACACCCAGAAAGAAGCCGCCGATATCCAGGCGATGATCGACAAGACTGGTGGCAAGTTCCAGCTCAAGCCTTGGGACTGGGCCTTCTATGCCGAACTGGTGCGCCAGGAGAAATATGATCTGGATGAAGCCAGCCTCAAGCCTTACTTCGAATTCAATCGAGTGTTGGAAGACGGCGTCTTCTTTACCCTCAACCAACTCTATGGGGTAACCTTCAAGCCACGGCCGGATCTGCCGGTTTATCACCCTGATGTCAAAGCCTGGGAAATGTTCGATGCCGACGGCAGCAGCATGGCCATCTTCTATGGCGACTATTTCGCCCGTGAAGGCAAGCGCGGCGGTGCCTGGATGAGCTCTTTCGTCAACCAGAACCTGCTCAAGGGTGAAAAGCCCGTGGTGGTCAATGTGATGAACATCAAGAAGGCACCGGAAGGCGAAGCCACCTTCGTCAGCTATGACGAAGTAACCACCATGTTCCACGAGTTGGGCCACGGCACGCATGGCATGTTCTCCAAAGTAACCTACCCCAGCCTGTCCGGTACTGCGGTATCCCGTGACTTTGTCGAGTTCCCATCCACCTTCGAAGAGGACTGGGCCGGTCATCCACAAGTGTTGGCCAACTATGCCAAGCACTACCAAACCGGCGAGCCTTTACCCAAGGCGATGCTGGACAAGTTGCTGAAGTCCCGCAGCTTCAACCAGGGCTTCGACACCCTGGAGTATATGGCTGCTGCATTGGTCGACATGGAATGGCATTCGCTGGACAAAAACGCACCGCTGCAGAATGTCGCCGAGTTTGAAGCCAAGGCGCTTGAAAAGCACGGCCTGAACATTGAAGCCGTGCCACCACGTTACAAGTCGACCTACTTTGCCCACGCCTTCCCGGGTGGCTACAGTGCCAGCTACTACGCCTATATGTGGAGTGAAATCCTCGCGGCCGATGCCTTTGCCTATGTACAGACCCAAGGCGGCCTGAAGCGGGATATCGGCATGAAGTATCGCAAGACTATCCGCGAAGTGGGTAACAGCGTGCCACCTATGGAAGCTTACAAAAACTTCCGAGGCCAGGAGCCGACAACCGATGCCCTGCTCAAGCGTCGTGGTCTGCTCTGA
- a CDS encoding thymidine kinase, with amino-acid sequence MAQLYFYYSAMNAGKSTSLLQSSYNYRERGMHTLVMTPAIDDRFGVGKVASRIGIECDARIFAHDDNLLEMIRAEHERQHLNCVLFDESQFLSKEQVKQLAYVVDILDIPVLCYGLRTDFQGELFVGSQYLLAWADKLVELKTICHCGRKANMVIRRDGAGNPVREGEQVAIGGNESYESVCRKHYRELIWD; translated from the coding sequence TTGGCGCAACTTTATTTCTACTATTCGGCGATGAATGCCGGGAAATCCACCTCTTTACTGCAGTCATCCTATAACTATCGCGAGCGCGGCATGCATACCCTGGTGATGACACCCGCCATAGATGACCGTTTTGGAGTGGGAAAGGTCGCTTCCAGGATCGGTATTGAATGTGATGCACGTATTTTTGCCCATGATGACAATCTGCTCGAGATGATCCGCGCCGAACATGAGCGTCAGCACCTGAATTGTGTGCTGTTTGATGAATCCCAGTTTCTCAGTAAAGAGCAGGTTAAACAGCTGGCCTATGTGGTCGACATCCTGGATATTCCTGTACTTTGTTACGGTTTGCGTACCGACTTCCAGGGCGAGCTGTTTGTTGGCAGTCAGTACCTGTTGGCCTGGGCCGACAAGTTGGTAGAACTGAAAACCATCTGTCACTGTGGTCGCAAGGCCAATATGGTGATCCGTCGTGATGGGGCGGGTAACCCGGTGCGCGAGGGTGAGCAGGTGGCGATAGGCGGCAATGAGAGTTATGAGTCTGTCTGTCGTAAGCACTACCGCGAATTGATTTGGGACTGA